The following proteins come from a genomic window of Anopheles ziemanni chromosome 3, idAnoZiCoDA_A2_x.2, whole genome shotgun sequence:
- the LOC131284470 gene encoding tRNA-dihydrouridine(20a/20b) synthase [NAD(P)+]-like, producing MEEKVKTNIHDLFSSAAERKTYLKICAPMVRYSKLEFRNLVRSYGTDIAFTSMIMADSFCRSEKARLNEFTTNKDDTPLIAQFAANNVTDFLSATEMVYPYVDGVDLNCGCPQRWAMKEGYGSAMLKNPEMIADLLGTVRRNMPNSFSVSVKVRLLSSTHLKETIEMCRQLEATGISFLTVHGRTAAEKTNVPVHKDALREIKQSIAIPMVANGDIFTLDDAEQMHRETQCDGVMTARGILSNPALFAGDRSTPVGCVKRWLSICQQADTDITYQCMHHHFSFMTESLLPKKRRVQLNNLAKDKEKVYEFIRTYLPLDLVACSDVDHPAKISCSYSEANFRKRLAENGDKIGHGSRSCTYDSEASDGNFFQSKRAELGETDQTEDGLNDDGVDFMDGGAMFDE from the exons ATGGAA gaaaaagtgaaaacaaacattcacgATCTGTTCAGCTCGGCAGCGGAACGGAAAACATATCTCAAGATTTGTGCTCCGATGGTAAGATACAGCAA GCTCGAGTTCCGCAATTTGGTTCGGTCGTACGGCACGGATATTGCTTTCACCAGCATGATCATGGCTGACTCGTTTTGCAGAAGCGAAAAGGCGCGACTGAATGAATTTACAACTAACAAAG ACGATACGCCTCTGATAGCCCAATTTGCAGCAAACAATGTTACCGACTTTCTTTCTGCAACTGAAATGGTCTATCC TTATGTTGATGGTGTAGATTTGAACTGTGGCTGCCCGCAACGGTGGGCAATGAAGGAAGGCTACGGTAGTGCGATGCTTAAAAATCCGGAGATGATAGCTGACCTGCTGGGCACGGTGCGCCGGAACATGCCAAACTCATTCAGCGTGTCGGTAAAGGTTCGATTGTTGTCAAGCACACACCTAAAGGAGACAATCGAAATGTGCCGCCAGCTCGAAGCAACCGGCATCAGCTTCTTGACCGTGCATGGACGAACCGCGGCGGAGAAAACGAACGTTCCCGTGCACAAAGACGCACTGAGAGAAATCAAACAATCAATCGCCATCCCCATGGTCGCTAATGGTGATATATTCACTCTTGACGATGCAGAACAAATGCATCGGGAGACACAGTGCGATG GAGTAATGACGGCCCGCGGCATACTTTCCAATCCGGCCCTCTTCGCCGGGGACAGGAGCACTCCGGTCGGGTGCGTTAAACGGTGGCTCAGCATCTGCCAGCAGGCCGATACAGACATCACCTACCAGTGTATGCATCATCATTTTTCGTTCATGACGGAATCGTTGCTCCCGAAGAAGCGACGCGTTCAGTTGAACAATCTAGCCAAGGATAAGGAGAAGGTGTACGAGTTTATACGGACCTACCTACCGCTCGATTTGGTCGCTTGTTCTGACGTTGATCATCCGGCCAAAATAAGCTGTTCCTACAGCGAGGCAAACTTTCGCAAACGGCTGGCGGAGAATGGTGATAAAATAGGCCACGGAAGTAGGAGTTGCACCTACGATAGTGAGGCTTCGGATGGCAACTTTTTCCAGAGTAAGCGAGCAGAGCTTGGCGAGACCGACCAGACGGAGGATGGACTTAACGACGATGGAGTAGATTTTATGGATGGTGGTGCCATGTTCGATGAATAA